The proteins below are encoded in one region of Pseudomonas putida NBRC 14164:
- the mrdA gene encoding penicillin-binding protein 2 — protein sequence MPQPIPLKDHEKEKHLVNRRLLACAILVFSLVAVLVGRLYVLQVLQHDQQTAVSENNRVHVLPIAPERGLIYDRNGVVLADNKPSFDLTMTRERAGGDSAKVLDTLTQVLGLTEDDRKQFDKDLRRGRKPFEPVTLMVGLSEEQIALVAVNQFRLPGLEVEPQFIREYPLAGHFAHSVGYVGRINEKEAKVLDSTEYRGTQSIGKTGIEHFYESQLHGHVGYEEVETNAQGRVMRVLNHKAPTPGQDIVLTLDAHLQVAAEKALGDRRGSVVVLDPANGDVLAMVSNPSFDPNLFVKGISFKQYAELRDSIDRPLFNRVLRGLYAPGSTVKPEVAIAGLDSGVITPGSRVFDPGYYELPNYDHKYRNWNRSGDGWVDMYTAIMRSNDTYFYDLAHKLGIDRLHDYMAEFGLGQKVSLDMFEEASGLMPSAQWKRATRRQAWFPGETLILGIGQGYMQVTPLQLAQATSLLASKGVWHRPHLAMTVGGDAPVDPNPMPNIVLHDKHAWDQVSQGMQMVMHDPRGIARAAAAGAQYRIAGKSGTAQVVAIKQGERYNRNKTLERHRDNALFVGFAPADHPSVVVAVMIENGEAGGRVAGPVVREVMDAYLLDEQGHLKPEYAGGASGRNVPHI from the coding sequence ATGCCACAACCCATCCCCCTCAAGGACCACGAAAAGGAAAAGCACCTGGTCAATCGCCGGCTCCTGGCCTGCGCCATCCTGGTCTTCAGCCTGGTCGCCGTGCTGGTGGGGCGGCTGTATGTCTTGCAGGTGCTGCAGCACGACCAGCAGACCGCCGTGTCGGAAAACAACCGTGTGCACGTGCTGCCCATCGCCCCCGAACGCGGGCTGATCTACGACCGCAACGGCGTGGTGCTGGCCGACAACAAACCCAGCTTCGACCTGACCATGACCCGTGAGCGGGCCGGCGGCGACTCGGCCAAGGTGCTCGACACCCTCACCCAGGTGCTAGGCCTGACCGAAGACGACCGTAAGCAGTTCGACAAAGACCTGCGCCGTGGCCGCAAGCCGTTCGAACCGGTGACCCTGATGGTGGGCCTGAGCGAAGAGCAGATCGCTCTGGTGGCGGTGAACCAGTTCCGCCTGCCGGGCCTGGAGGTGGAACCGCAGTTCATCCGCGAATACCCGCTGGCTGGGCATTTCGCCCACTCGGTAGGCTACGTGGGTCGCATCAACGAGAAAGAAGCCAAGGTCCTGGACAGCACCGAGTACCGTGGCACCCAGTCAATCGGCAAGACCGGTATCGAGCACTTCTACGAAAGCCAGCTGCATGGCCACGTGGGCTACGAGGAAGTCGAGACCAACGCCCAGGGCCGGGTGATGCGCGTGCTCAACCACAAGGCCCCGACCCCGGGCCAGGACATTGTCCTGACCCTGGACGCCCACTTGCAGGTAGCCGCAGAAAAGGCGCTGGGCGACCGGCGTGGCTCGGTGGTGGTACTGGACCCGGCGAACGGCGATGTGCTGGCAATGGTCAGCAACCCCAGCTTCGACCCCAACCTGTTCGTCAAGGGCATCAGCTTCAAGCAGTACGCCGAACTGCGCGATTCCATCGACCGCCCCCTGTTCAACCGCGTGCTGCGCGGCCTGTATGCCCCGGGCTCGACGGTGAAGCCGGAAGTGGCCATCGCCGGCCTCGACAGCGGCGTGATCACCCCGGGCAGCCGGGTGTTCGACCCGGGCTACTACGAGCTGCCCAACTACGACCACAAGTACCGCAACTGGAACCGCAGCGGCGACGGCTGGGTGGACATGTACACCGCCATCATGCGGTCCAACGACACCTACTTCTACGACCTGGCGCACAAGCTGGGCATCGACCGCCTGCATGACTACATGGCCGAATTCGGCCTGGGCCAGAAGGTGTCGCTGGACATGTTCGAAGAGGCCTCCGGACTGATGCCGTCGGCCCAGTGGAAGCGCGCCACCCGGCGCCAGGCATGGTTCCCGGGCGAAACCCTTATCCTGGGTATCGGCCAGGGCTACATGCAGGTCACCCCGCTGCAGCTGGCCCAGGCCACCAGCCTGCTGGCGAGCAAGGGCGTGTGGCATCGCCCGCACTTGGCCATGACCGTGGGTGGCGATGCGCCGGTGGACCCCAACCCGATGCCCAACATCGTGCTGCACGACAAGCATGCCTGGGATCAGGTCAGCCAGGGCATGCAGATGGTCATGCACGACCCGCGCGGTATTGCCCGCGCCGCTGCGGCAGGCGCGCAGTACCGGATCGCCGGCAAGAGTGGTACCGCGCAGGTGGTGGCGATCAAGCAGGGTGAGCGTTACAACCGCAACAAGACCCTGGAGCGCCACCGCGACAACGCCCTGTTTGTCGGCTTTGCACCTGCCGACCACCCGAGTGTGGTGGTGGCGGTGATGATCGAGAACGGTGAGGCTGGGGGCCGGGTGGCGGGGCCGGTGGTGCGCGAGGTGATGGATGCTTACCTGCTGGATGAGCAAGGGCACTTGAAGCCGGAGTATGCAGGCGGTGCAAGTGGCCGTAACGTGCCACACATCTGA
- a CDS encoding MFS transporter, which yields MNTDLKQRLDNDPMGRFQYLAIGICIVLNMIDGFDVLVMAFTASSVSAEWTLNGAQVGLLLSAGLFGMAAGSLFLAPWADRFGRRPLILLCLALSGIGMLLSAMSQSPLQLALLRGLTGLGIGGILASSNVIASEYASKRWRGLAVSLQSTGYALGATLGGLLAVWLLGHWGWRSVFLFGGIVTVLVIPLVLLWLPESLDFLLARRPANALARVNRLAARLGQPALAQLPTAMAREQGAARGFRQLLTPAMRRTTLVIWLLFFLVMFGFYFVMSWTPKLLVAAGLSAQQGITGGVLLSVGGILGAALIGGLASRWPLTRVLALFMLITAVLLVLFVVNGASVSAALALGLLIGLFSNGCVAGLYALSPVVYDASVRATGVGWGIGIGRMGAILSPTVAGMLLDGGWQPLHLYGVFASVFVLAAGCLLLLRPAASTARPVLADA from the coding sequence ATGAATACCGATCTCAAGCAACGCCTGGACAACGACCCGATGGGCCGCTTCCAGTACCTGGCCATTGGTATTTGCATCGTCCTCAACATGATCGATGGCTTTGACGTACTGGTCATGGCCTTCACTGCGTCGTCGGTGTCTGCCGAGTGGACCCTGAACGGCGCACAGGTCGGGCTGCTGCTCAGCGCCGGCTTGTTCGGCATGGCGGCCGGTTCGTTGTTCCTCGCACCGTGGGCCGACCGCTTTGGCCGTCGCCCGCTGATCCTGCTGTGCCTGGCGCTTTCCGGCATCGGCATGCTGCTCTCGGCAATGAGCCAGAGCCCGTTGCAACTGGCGCTGCTGCGTGGCCTGACCGGGCTGGGCATCGGTGGCATCCTGGCCAGCAGCAACGTGATTGCCAGCGAATACGCCAGCAAACGCTGGCGCGGCCTGGCGGTGAGTTTGCAGTCAACCGGTTATGCCCTGGGGGCGACGCTGGGTGGTTTGCTGGCGGTATGGCTGCTGGGGCATTGGGGCTGGCGCTCGGTGTTCCTGTTTGGCGGCATTGTCACCGTGCTGGTGATCCCGCTGGTGCTGTTGTGGCTGCCGGAGTCGCTGGACTTTCTGCTGGCGCGTCGCCCGGCCAATGCCCTGGCACGGGTCAACCGCCTGGCCGCGCGCCTTGGCCAGCCGGCGCTGGCACAACTGCCAACAGCCATGGCAAGGGAGCAGGGCGCCGCCCGCGGCTTCCGGCAGCTACTGACACCTGCCATGCGCCGCACCACCCTGGTGATCTGGTTGCTGTTTTTCCTGGTCATGTTCGGCTTCTACTTCGTCATGAGCTGGACCCCGAAACTGCTGGTTGCCGCCGGCCTGTCGGCACAGCAGGGCATCACCGGCGGGGTGCTGTTGAGTGTTGGCGGCATCCTTGGCGCGGCGCTGATCGGTGGCCTGGCTTCGCGCTGGCCACTCACCCGCGTGCTGGCCCTGTTCATGCTGATCACGGCGGTGCTGCTGGTGCTGTTCGTGGTCAATGGCGCGTCGGTGAGTGCCGCGTTGGCGCTGGGGTTGCTGATCGGGCTGTTCTCCAATGGCTGCGTGGCCGGCCTGTATGCCCTGTCGCCGGTGGTTTATGACGCCTCGGTGCGCGCTACCGGCGTGGGCTGGGGCATCGGCATTGGCCGCATGGGCGCAATTCTGTCGCCGACCGTGGCCGGCATGTTGCTCGATGGCGGCTGGCAACCGCTGCACCTGTACGGGGTGTTTGCCAGCGTCTTCGTGCTTGCCGCCGGTTGCCTGCTGTTGCTGCGCCCCGCGGCCAGCACCGCGCGGCCAGTGCTGGCCGACGCCTAA
- a CDS encoding LysR family transcriptional regulator gives MSHIDLNLIRTFVTLYEARSVTLAAERLFVTQPSVSYGLARLRELFDDALFSRTRDGIQPTFVAEQLYGTLRDALTRIEGAVQSTRQFDPATTERRFRIALSDLGEMGFLPLILARLNRDAPQAEVEVLPLQVDQVGDWLASGKIDAAICRPPVPGTRSQVLMRERYVCLLSCDHPRIGNELSLEQFIAERHISVTRTTGHGSVEDVLTSMQLQRRISLQVPHFSVLPKIIPGTDLLAVLPAQIGRLFMQDGGLKMLELPFQVAEFNVSLNWHPNSDNSAALQWFYATVAQAIIDGQA, from the coding sequence ATGAGCCACATCGACCTGAACCTGATCCGCACTTTCGTCACACTGTACGAGGCCCGCAGCGTCACTCTTGCCGCCGAGCGCCTGTTCGTCACCCAGCCCTCGGTCAGCTATGGCCTGGCCCGCCTGCGCGAACTGTTTGACGACGCCCTGTTCAGCCGCACGCGTGACGGCATTCAGCCGACCTTTGTTGCCGAGCAGCTGTACGGCACCCTGCGTGACGCACTGACGCGCATCGAAGGTGCTGTGCAGAGCACCCGCCAGTTCGACCCCGCGACCACCGAACGCAGGTTTCGCATCGCCCTTTCCGACCTTGGCGAAATGGGCTTCTTGCCGCTGATTCTGGCGCGCCTGAACCGCGATGCCCCGCAGGCGGAAGTCGAGGTGCTGCCACTGCAGGTGGACCAGGTGGGCGACTGGCTGGCCAGCGGCAAGATCGACGCCGCCATCTGCCGCCCGCCGGTGCCGGGCACGCGCAGCCAGGTACTGATGCGCGAACGTTATGTATGCCTGCTCAGCTGCGACCACCCTCGCATCGGCAATGAACTGAGCCTTGAGCAGTTCATTGCCGAACGCCATATCAGCGTTACCCGTACCACCGGCCACGGCAGTGTCGAAGACGTGCTCACCAGCATGCAGTTGCAGCGGCGCATCAGCCTGCAGGTGCCGCACTTCTCGGTGCTGCCGAAGATCATCCCCGGTACCGACCTGCTCGCCGTGCTGCCGGCACAGATCGGCCGGCTGTTCATGCAGGACGGGGGTTTGAAAATGCTTGAGCTGCCGTTCCAGGTTGCCGAGTTCAACGTGTCGCTGAACTGGCACCCCAACAGCGACAACTCCGCCGCCCTGCAATGGTTCTACGCCACGGTCGCCCAAGCGATCATCGATGGCCAGGCTTAG
- the mdlC gene encoding benzoylformate decarboxylase — protein sequence MKTVHGATYDILRQHGLTTIFGNPGSNELPFLKGFPEDFRYILGLHEGAVVGMADGYALASGQPTFVNLHAAAGTGNGMGALTNAWYSHSPLVITAGQQVRSMIGVEAMLANVDAAQLPKPLVKWSHEPATAQDVPRALSQAIHTANLPPRGPVYVSIPYDDWACEAPSGVEHLARRQVSSAGLPSPAQLQHLCERLAAARNPVLVLGPDVDGSAANGLAVQLAEKLRMPAWVAPSASRCPFPTRHACFRGVLPAAIAGISHNLAGHDLILVVGAPVFRYHQFAPGNYLPAGCELLHLTCDPGEAARAPMGDALVGDIALTLEAVLDGVPQSVRQMPTALPAAEPVADDGGLLRPETVFDLLNALAPKDAIYVKESTSTVGAFWRRVEMREPGSYFFPAAGGLGFGLPAAVGVQLASPGRQVIGVIGDGSANYGITALWTAAQYNIPVVFIILKNGTYGALRWFADVLDVNDAPGLDVPGLDFCAIARGYGVQAVHAATGSAFAQALREALESDRPVLIEVPTQTIEP from the coding sequence ATGAAAACTGTTCACGGCGCCACTTACGACATTCTTCGCCAGCATGGCCTGACCACCATCTTCGGCAACCCCGGCTCCAACGAGCTGCCGTTTCTCAAGGGCTTCCCGGAGGATTTCCGCTACATCCTCGGCCTGCACGAAGGCGCCGTGGTCGGCATGGCCGATGGCTACGCACTGGCCAGCGGCCAGCCCACCTTCGTCAACCTGCACGCGGCTGCCGGTACCGGCAATGGTATGGGCGCCCTCACCAATGCCTGGTACTCGCACAGCCCGCTGGTGATTACCGCCGGCCAGCAGGTGCGCTCGATGATCGGGGTGGAAGCGATGCTGGCCAATGTCGATGCCGCACAGCTGCCCAAGCCACTGGTCAAGTGGAGCCACGAGCCCGCTACCGCGCAGGACGTGCCGCGCGCCCTGAGCCAGGCGATCCACACCGCCAACTTGCCACCACGCGGGCCGGTGTACGTGTCGATCCCCTATGACGACTGGGCGTGCGAAGCGCCAAGCGGTGTCGAGCACCTGGCACGGCGCCAGGTGAGCAGTGCCGGGCTGCCGTCGCCTGCGCAGCTGCAGCACCTGTGCGAACGCCTGGCAGCGGCGCGCAACCCGGTGCTGGTGCTGGGCCCGGATGTCGATGGCAGCGCCGCCAATGGCCTGGCTGTGCAGTTGGCCGAGAAGCTGCGCATGCCGGCCTGGGTCGCGCCTTCGGCGTCGCGCTGCCCGTTCCCCACTCGGCATGCGTGCTTCCGCGGGGTTTTGCCGGCAGCCATTGCCGGCATCAGCCACAATTTGGCCGGGCACGACCTGATCCTTGTGGTGGGGGCTCCGGTGTTCCGCTACCACCAGTTCGCCCCAGGCAACTACCTGCCGGCCGGCTGCGAGCTGCTGCACCTGACCTGTGACCCGGGCGAAGCGGCGCGCGCGCCCATGGGCGACGCCCTGGTCGGCGACATTGCGCTTACCCTCGAGGCCGTGCTGGACGGCGTGCCGCAGAGCGTGCGGCAGATGCCCACCGCTTTGCCTGCTGCTGAACCGGTGGCGGATGACGGTGGCCTGTTGCGCCCTGAAACAGTGTTCGACCTGCTCAACGCCCTGGCGCCCAAGGACGCCATCTACGTCAAGGAGTCCACCTCTACCGTGGGTGCGTTCTGGCGCCGCGTGGAAATGCGTGAGCCGGGCAGTTATTTCTTCCCCGCAGCCGGTGGCCTGGGTTTTGGCCTGCCAGCAGCCGTAGGCGTGCAGCTGGCATCGCCTGGCCGGCAGGTGATCGGCGTGATCGGCGACGGCTCGGCCAACTATGGCATCACCGCGTTGTGGACCGCCGCGCAATACAACATCCCGGTGGTGTTCATCATCCTCAAGAACGGCACCTACGGCGCATTGCGCTGGTTCGCCGATGTGCTCGACGTCAACGATGCGCCCGGGCTGGACGTGCCTGGCCTGGACTTCTGCGCCATCGCCCGTGGCTATGGCGTGCAGGCGGTGCATGCGGCCACTGGCAGCGCCTTCGCCCAGGCCTTGCGTGAAGCGCTGGAGAGCGACCGGCCAGTGCTGATCGAAGTGCCGACCCAGACCATCGAGCCCTGA
- a CDS encoding MFS transporter, which translates to MKTTSVSEVIDAAPFNRTHLLILLWGCFIMLFDGYDMVIYGSVVPRLMQEWQLSAIEAGTLGSCALFGMLFGGTLLAPLADRFGRRKLIILTTLLASLAAFMTGHAETPLALGACRLVTGLALGALVPSAVNLISEFAPQGRRSTMITVMSSFYSVGAVLSALLAIAVIPQWGWQAVFYVAVLPVLAVPFMLRYLPESAAFLELKGRRAELERLLAKVDPGFRPGTELHLAGSDQPVDKARLAQLFGPGQALATLLLWVAFAMCMLMSYGLNTWLPKLMAQGGYPLGSSLAFLVTLNIGATVGALFGGWLADRLGVQRTLALFFVLAALSLAALGLNPGPLLLNLLLLVAGATTIGTLAVIHAYASIAYPAHIRSTGVGWAAGIGRLGAIAGPMLGGSLLSMQLPIQQNFLAFALPGVIGALAIAFIQVRAPQQASEPEAANKPTC; encoded by the coding sequence ATGAAGACGACTTCCGTAAGTGAAGTGATCGATGCTGCACCCTTCAATCGCACGCACCTGCTGATACTGCTGTGGGGCTGTTTCATCATGCTGTTCGATGGCTATGACATGGTGATTTACGGCTCGGTGGTGCCACGCCTGATGCAGGAATGGCAACTTAGCGCCATCGAAGCCGGCACGCTCGGCAGCTGTGCGCTGTTCGGCATGCTGTTCGGCGGTACTTTGCTGGCGCCACTGGCCGACCGTTTCGGCCGGCGCAAACTGATCATCCTCACCACACTGCTGGCCAGCCTGGCGGCGTTCATGACCGGGCATGCAGAAACCCCGCTGGCGCTCGGTGCCTGCCGCCTGGTGACCGGGCTGGCCCTGGGCGCGCTGGTGCCCAGCGCCGTCAACCTGATCAGCGAGTTCGCCCCGCAAGGGCGGCGCAGCACCATGATCACCGTGATGTCCAGCTTCTATTCGGTGGGCGCAGTGCTGTCGGCTTTGCTGGCAATCGCGGTGATCCCGCAGTGGGGGTGGCAAGCTGTGTTCTATGTGGCTGTGCTGCCGGTGCTGGCCGTGCCGTTCATGCTGCGCTACCTGCCGGAGTCGGCGGCGTTTCTTGAGCTCAAGGGGCGCCGTGCCGAGCTTGAACGGTTGCTGGCGAAGGTCGACCCGGGGTTTCGCCCGGGCACCGAGCTACATTTGGCGGGCAGCGACCAACCGGTAGACAAGGCGCGCCTGGCGCAGTTGTTCGGCCCTGGTCAGGCCCTGGCCACCTTGTTGCTATGGGTGGCGTTCGCCATGTGCATGCTGATGAGCTATGGCCTCAATACCTGGTTGCCCAAGCTGATGGCGCAGGGCGGCTACCCCTTGGGCTCGAGCCTGGCGTTTCTGGTGACGCTGAACATTGGCGCCACGGTGGGTGCATTGTTTGGTGGCTGGCTCGCCGACCGCCTGGGGGTGCAGCGCACGCTGGCGCTGTTCTTCGTGCTGGCAGCGCTGTCGCTGGCGGCGCTGGGGCTCAACCCGGGCCCGCTGTTGCTCAACCTGCTGTTGCTGGTCGCCGGCGCTACCACCATCGGCACTCTGGCAGTAATCCATGCCTATGCCTCTATCGCCTACCCGGCGCACATCCGCTCCACCGGGGTGGGCTGGGCTGCCGGTATCGGCCGCCTCGGCGCCATCGCCGGGCCCATGCTGGGTGGCAGCCTGCTGTCGATGCAACTGCCGATCCAGCAAAACTTCCTCGCCTTCGCCCTGCCTGGGGTGATCGGTGCGCTTGCCATCGCCTTCATCCAGGTGCGTGCGCCACAACAGGCCAGTGAGCCTGAAGCTGCCAACAAACCTACGTGCTGA
- a CDS encoding aldehyde dehydrogenase family protein has protein sequence MSANCPRYQDLQLLPIAGEWRAGSAGKPLNVYNPYNGDLLLEVQQASRADLDAAYLEAARAQSKWAALGPAARAAVLYEVVAIFDRRRDEIIDWIIRESGSTRLKAQLEWGAARAIALESASFPSRVHGRIVESNVPGKESRVYRSALGVVGVISPWNFPLHLTQRSIAPALALGNAVVVKPASDTPVCGGLLLARIFEEAGLPAGVLSVVVGAGGDIGDAFVEHPVPALITFTGSTPVGRGIGRIASGGEYLKHVALELGGNSPFVVLDDADLEQAVNAAVFGKFLHQGQICMAVNRIIIDDSLYDAFAQRFVERVRALVVGDPDSSATVIGPVINARQLQGLQDKISLARGEGAEPLYEGGVDGNLLAPHVYGEVTVDMDLARNEIFGPLVGLLRARDEAHALELANASEFGLSSAVFSRNLERAVRFARQVRAGMSHINDIPVNDEANAPFGGEKNSGLGRFNGDWAIDEFTRDHWVSVQHVPRQYPF, from the coding sequence ATGTCTGCCAATTGCCCTCGTTATCAAGACCTTCAACTGCTGCCGATTGCCGGCGAGTGGCGCGCCGGTAGTGCCGGCAAGCCCCTGAATGTGTACAACCCATACAACGGCGACTTATTGCTTGAGGTCCAACAGGCCAGTCGTGCCGACCTGGATGCCGCCTATCTGGAGGCAGCCCGGGCACAGTCAAAATGGGCGGCACTGGGCCCCGCCGCACGCGCGGCGGTGCTGTACGAAGTGGTGGCGATATTTGATCGTCGCCGCGACGAGATCATCGACTGGATCATCCGCGAATCCGGCAGTACCCGGCTCAAGGCGCAGCTGGAATGGGGCGCGGCGCGGGCGATTGCACTGGAGTCGGCATCGTTCCCGTCGCGGGTGCATGGGCGCATCGTCGAGTCCAACGTGCCGGGCAAGGAAAGCCGCGTGTACCGCAGCGCCCTGGGTGTGGTCGGGGTCATCAGCCCGTGGAATTTCCCGCTGCACCTGACCCAGCGCTCGATTGCCCCGGCGCTGGCGCTGGGCAATGCCGTGGTGGTCAAGCCTGCCAGCGACACCCCGGTGTGCGGCGGCCTGCTGCTGGCACGCATTTTCGAAGAGGCCGGGTTGCCAGCCGGCGTACTCAGCGTGGTGGTCGGCGCGGGCGGCGATATCGGTGATGCCTTTGTCGAGCACCCGGTGCCGGCGCTGATCACCTTCACTGGCTCCACCCCGGTGGGGCGTGGCATTGGCCGTATTGCGAGCGGTGGCGAATACCTCAAGCACGTTGCCCTGGAGCTGGGCGGCAACAGCCCGTTCGTGGTGTTGGACGATGCCGACCTTGAACAGGCGGTGAATGCTGCCGTGTTTGGCAAGTTCCTGCATCAGGGGCAGATCTGCATGGCGGTGAACCGGATCATCATCGACGACAGCCTCTACGACGCTTTTGCGCAGCGCTTCGTCGAGCGTGTCAGGGCGCTGGTGGTAGGCGATCCGGACTCGTCAGCTACAGTGATCGGGCCGGTAATCAATGCCCGGCAACTGCAGGGCCTTCAGGACAAGATCAGCCTGGCACGCGGCGAAGGTGCCGAGCCGCTGTACGAGGGCGGGGTCGACGGCAACTTGCTGGCGCCGCATGTGTATGGCGAGGTCACCGTCGACATGGACCTTGCGCGTAACGAAATCTTCGGCCCCTTGGTGGGCTTGCTGCGCGCGCGTGACGAAGCGCATGCCCTGGAGCTGGCCAATGCCAGCGAATTCGGCCTTTCCAGCGCGGTGTTCAGCCGCAACCTGGAGCGTGCCGTGCGCTTTGCCCGCCAGGTGCGTGCAGGCATGAGCCACATCAACGACATCCCGGTGAACGACGAGGCCAACGCGCCGTTCGGCGGTGAGAAGAACTCGGGGCTTGGCCGTTTCAACGGGGACTGGGCCATCGACGAGTTTACCCGCGATCACTGGGTAAGCGTGCAGCACGTGCCGCGCCAGTATCCGTTCTGA
- a CDS encoding OprD family porin, with protein MMHTHCTLARSALAVSLALGLGLPAWAGEGGFLEDAKAGLTLRNYYFNRDFRDPGAAKSKVEEWAQGFIFKFSSGYTPGLIGVGLDGIAMFGMKLDSGRGTSGSELLPVHDDGRAADNYGRAGLAAKLRISSTELKVGELLPDIPLLRYDDGRLLPQTFRGAMFDSREIEGLSLQAGQYREVSLRNSSDMQDLSAWAAPGVTSDGFNYAGAEYRFNQQRTLIGAWHSQLEDIYQQSYFNLLHSQRVGEWTLGANLGYFIDRDDGQARIGDIQSRTGYALLSASHSGHTLYVGLQKVSGDSQWMSVYGSSGRTLGNDMFNGNFSNADERSWQVRYDYNFAALGVPGLLAMVRYGHGENATTAAGSNGKEWERDTEVNYTFQSGALKNLNIRLNNATNRRSFNSDFDQTRLIVSYPLTL; from the coding sequence ATGATGCACACACACTGCACCCTTGCCCGTTCGGCCCTGGCGGTTTCGCTGGCGCTTGGCCTGGGTTTGCCGGCCTGGGCCGGGGAGGGGGGCTTCCTTGAAGATGCCAAGGCCGGGCTGACGCTGCGCAACTACTACTTCAACCGCGATTTCCGTGACCCGGGGGCGGCCAAGAGCAAAGTCGAAGAATGGGCCCAGGGCTTCATCTTCAAGTTCAGCTCCGGCTACACCCCGGGGCTGATCGGTGTGGGCCTGGATGGCATCGCCATGTTCGGCATGAAGCTGGACAGTGGCCGCGGTACCAGCGGTTCCGAACTGCTGCCGGTGCACGACGACGGGCGTGCGGCCGACAACTATGGCCGCGCAGGGCTGGCGGCCAAGCTGCGTATTTCATCGACCGAGCTGAAGGTGGGTGAACTGCTGCCGGATATCCCGCTGCTGCGCTACGACGATGGCCGCCTGCTGCCGCAGACCTTCCGTGGCGCCATGTTCGACTCGCGGGAAATCGAAGGCCTGAGCCTGCAAGCCGGCCAGTACCGCGAGGTCAGCCTGCGCAACTCGTCCGATATGCAGGACCTCTCTGCCTGGGCCGCGCCCGGGGTCACCTCGGACGGCTTCAACTACGCCGGCGCCGAGTACCGCTTCAACCAGCAGCGCACCCTGATCGGCGCGTGGCATTCGCAGTTGGAAGACATATACCAGCAAAGCTACTTCAACCTGCTGCACAGCCAGCGAGTGGGCGAGTGGACGCTGGGGGCCAACCTGGGTTACTTCATCGACCGTGATGACGGCCAGGCGCGCATCGGCGATATCCAGAGCCGCACGGGCTACGCCTTGCTGTCAGCTTCGCACAGTGGTCACACGCTGTACGTGGGGTTGCAGAAAGTGAGTGGCGACAGCCAGTGGATGTCGGTGTACGGCAGCAGCGGGCGCACCTTGGGCAACGACATGTTCAACGGCAACTTCAGCAACGCCGACGAGCGCTCGTGGCAAGTGCGCTACGACTACAACTTTGCCGCGCTGGGTGTGCCTGGGCTATTGGCCATGGTGCGTTACGGGCATGGCGAAAATGCCACCACGGCGGCGGGCAGCAATGGCAAGGAGTGGGAGCGTGATACCGAGGTGAACTACACGTTCCAGAGCGGGGCGTTGAAGAACCTCAACATCCGCCTGAACAACGCCACCAACCGGCGCAGCTTCAACAGCGATTTCGACCAGACGCGACTGATCGTCAGCTACCCGCTGACGCTGTAA
- a CDS encoding IS110 family transposase — protein sequence MAMQVGKLIVGADVAKAELVIHHDDRDEIIKVKNTKPEIKKWLKQQPLNTAIAVEATNVYHLDLVELAHSLGFEVYVIDGFQLSNYRKSVGVRVKTDPTDARLLSRFLRNEGEDLRPWTPPPAVYGKLQSLLRRRAALVTARTAMTQSWANEALLKAAFTTFVKSIDRLDLLIQKKIKEVLREAGLHEQVARCQAVEGIGFLTATALVMAFMRGEFKSSDSYIAFLGMDLRVIDSGQKNGRRRLTKRGCSEIRRLLHNAAMSASRTATWKGIYEQHRNAGKATTQALVILARKLARVAFALMKNQDEYVTKGGKAPC from the coding sequence GTGGCAATGCAGGTTGGCAAATTGATCGTGGGTGCGGATGTCGCGAAAGCAGAATTAGTGATTCATCACGATGATCGCGACGAGATCATCAAGGTGAAAAATACCAAACCGGAAATCAAGAAATGGCTGAAGCAACAGCCTCTCAACACGGCAATTGCTGTTGAGGCGACCAATGTTTACCACCTGGACTTGGTTGAGCTGGCCCATAGCCTGGGTTTCGAGGTCTATGTCATTGATGGATTCCAACTGAGCAACTACCGCAAAAGCGTGGGTGTGCGGGTAAAAACGGACCCCACTGATGCTCGGTTGTTGTCCCGATTTTTGAGAAACGAGGGGGAAGACCTCCGCCCTTGGACTCCCCCTCCCGCCGTCTACGGCAAGCTTCAGAGCCTTCTGCGACGCCGAGCGGCCTTGGTGACTGCCCGCACGGCGATGACCCAGAGCTGGGCTAATGAAGCCCTTTTGAAAGCCGCCTTCACAACCTTTGTAAAATCGATAGACCGGCTGGATTTGTTGATCCAAAAGAAAATTAAAGAAGTGCTGCGCGAAGCAGGGCTGCACGAGCAAGTTGCTCGCTGCCAGGCGGTAGAGGGTATTGGGTTTCTCACGGCCACTGCCTTGGTAATGGCTTTTATGCGGGGCGAGTTCAAGAGCAGTGATTCGTACATTGCATTCCTGGGAATGGATCTACGAGTGATTGATTCTGGGCAGAAGAATGGACGTCGTCGCCTTACCAAGCGAGGCTGCTCAGAAATCCGTCGCCTGCTGCATAACGCGGCGATGTCAGCCAGCCGGACGGCCACTTGGAAAGGGATCTACGAACAACATCGCAATGCGGGTAAAGCAACAACCCAGGCGTTGGTAATCCTGGCCAGGAAGCTTGCACGAGTGGCATTCGCCCTGATGAAGAATCAGGACGAATATGTCACCAAGGGTGGGAAAGCGCCTTGCTGA